One stretch of Vulpes lagopus strain Blue_001 chromosome 12, ASM1834538v1, whole genome shotgun sequence DNA includes these proteins:
- the UTP3 gene encoding something about silencing protein 10 produces MVGRSRRRGTAKWAAVRGKAGPGPADDNEDDLESPPSPGDSSYYQDKVDDFHEARSRAALAKGWSEVESEEEDGDEEEEVLALDVADEDDEDGDSAGDEEDDDGDGGSSVQSEAEASVDPSLSWGQRKKLYYDTDYGSKPRSRQSQQEVEEEEREEEEEAQLIQRRLAQALQEEDFGVTWVEAFAKPLSQVDEAETRVVKDLAKVSVKEKLKMLRKESPELLELIEDLKLKLTEVKDELEPLLQLVEQGIIPPGKGSQYLRTKYNLYLNYCSNISFYLILKARRVPAHGHPVIERLVTYRNLINKLSVVDEKLASEIRHLLTFKGDAGNKELISKAKLTKAKPESVSGTPAAVSAVTDVSDDSDFDEEAARKYYKEIEDKQKLKRKKENSIEEQALEDQNAKRAITYQIAKNRGLTPRRKKIDRNPRVKHREKFRRAKIRRRGQVREVRREEQRYSGELSGIRAGVKKSIKLK; encoded by the coding sequence ATGGTGGGGAGATCCCGGCGGCGCGGAACGGCCAAGTGGGCCGCGGTGCGAGGCAAGGCGGGTCCCGGCCCAGCAGACGACAATGAAGACGATTTAGAATCGCCTCCCTCGCCGGGGGACTCCAGCTACTACCAGGATAAGGTAGATGATTTCCACGAGGCCCGATCTCGGGCCGCCTTGGCTAAAGGCTGGAGCGAAGtggagagtgaggaggaggatggcgacgaggaggaggaggtccTAGCCCTAGATGTTGCAGATGAGGACGATGAAGACGGAGACAGTGCGGGGGATGAAGAGGATGACGATGGTGATGGTGGGAGCTCCGTGCAGAGTGAGGCCGAGGCATCTGTGGATCCCAGTCTGTCGTGGGGTCAGAGGAAAAAACTTTACTACGACACAGACTATGGGTCCAAGCCCCGAAGCCGACAAAGTCAACAGGAagtagaggaggaggaaagagaggaggaagaggaagcccAGCTCATTCAGCGGCGCCTAGCCCAGGCCCTGCAGGAGGAGGATTTTGGGGTGACCTGGGTAGAGGCCTTCGCAAAACCACTATCTCAGGTAGATGAGGCTGAGACCCGGGTCGTGAAGGATCTGGCGAAAGTTTCAGTGAAAGAGAAGCTGAAGATGCTGCGGAAAGAGTCACCAGAACTCTTGGAACTGATAGAAGACCTGAAACTTAAGTTGACTGAAGTGAAGGATGAGCTGGAGCCATTGCTACAGTTGGTGGAGCAAGGGATCATTCCCCCCGGAAAAGGAAGCCAATACCTGAGGACCAAGTACAACCTCTATTTGAACTATTGCTCCAACATCAGCTTTTATTTGATCCTGAAAGCCAGGAGAGTCCCTGCACATGGACATCCTGTCATAGAAAGGCTTGTCACCTACCGGAATTTGATCAACAAGCTGTCAGTTGTAGATGAGAAGCTGGCTTCTGAAATTCGTCATCTCCTCACATTTAAAGGTGATGCTGGAAACAAAGAActgatttcaaaagcaaaactcACCAAGGCCAAGCCAGAATCTGTTTCAGGGACTCCTGCTGCTGTCTCTGCTGTTACAGATGTATCTGATGATTCTGATTTTGATGAAGAAGCTGCACGGAAATactataaagaaatagaagacaagcaaaagttgaagagaaagaaagaaaatagtattgAAGAACAGGCTCTTGAAGATCAAAATGCGAAGAGAGCCATTACCTATCAGATTGCTAAAAATAGGGGACTTACGCCCAGAAGAAAGAAGATTGATCGCAATCCTAGAGTGAAACACCGGGAGAAGTTCAGAAGAGCCAAAATCCGCAGGAGAGGCCAAGTTCGTGAAGTTCGTAGAGAAGAGCAACGTTACAGTGGTGAACTCTCTGGCATCCGTGCAGGAGTTAAAAAGAGCATTAAGCTTAAATAA